A part of Diachasmimorpha longicaudata isolate KC_UGA_2023 chromosome 11, iyDiaLong2, whole genome shotgun sequence genomic DNA contains:
- the LOC135167580 gene encoding uncharacterized protein LOC135167580 isoform X1 gives MCWKYVFIALMFICTVESGYDDDNCIYKYICDDEPTKYERDVQGKKLQCNIDNIPMNELILINQGNFSTLKTVLNVSNVECTYDVALVVNTTVKSQEECEHHKFNDDFSSYQEVYTDYRICVVDKQSSRESGSNELSTCKEDKIVLSHEHIFTGCYALRFSIDDGSRYLYQGRKYVVSNYELTKVQEPTHQCSYFNREDVNNSSDGVMFSLDISLHSGSPILHLGLRTFPTDYESENNACTNYGRDYHGSEWAINMNSSASRTSFTKNCSFMTVHDNLTSSAAYAESIDCRFSLNVASNMSYCFKLRVLDERCNKNSLWNIPRKFYPCTWMLECDRNPKIREISEHLGEVDGPRRIIAESSLFLPVGIALILIVFLISGILMAVHRWRSTSRQAYLNANMRDLRVATNTEADVADTDDELRKCEKTEDTDETKGIVVLYARGSTSFMTFMTEFRDILKLYCKCQVFDWYAPCEWNEVAKVGACDWATNLFKKHHRAVWIDTPGSRSLASNSFSDDKCGAEAISDFRDMGFFATLDYAKRSVRNTKLQYSKHFIVRLEGFDTGTSTEDPFSDLSPHARYLIPYHLSQLCSHLSSRKSDSSGQALVAEESHMRERLKELTKESNM, from the exons ATGTGCTGGAAATATGTATTTATTGCACTAATGTTTATCTGCACAGTAGAATCTGgttatgatgatgataat TGTATTTACAAATATATTTGCGACGATGAACCAACCAAATATGAGAGGGATGTgcaggggaaaaaattgcaatgcAATATCGACAATATTCCGATGAATGAGTTGATTTTGATAAATCAAGGAAACTTCA gCACATTAAAGACAGTTCTAAACGTATCCAACGTTGAATGTACCTATGACGTTGCCTTAGTCGTTAATACTACAGTTAAGAGTCAAGAGGAGTGCGAACACCACAAGTTCAACGATGATTTCAGTTCTTATCAAGAAGTTTACACCGATTACCGGATTTGTGTGGTGGACAAGCAATCTTCAAGGGAGAGTGGAAGTAATGAACTGTCAACTTGCAAG GAAGACAAAATTGTTCTCAGTCATGAGCACATTTTCACTGGTTGTTACGCTCTTCGTTTTTCCATCGATGATGGGAGTCGATATCTCTATCAGGGGAGAAAATATGTTGTCTCGAATTATGAACTGACGAAAGTCCAAGAACCAACTCATCAATGCTCATATTTCAACAGAGAAGATGTCAACAATAG TAGTGATGGAGTAATGTTCAGCCTGGATATTTCGTTACACTCTGGCTCTCCAATATTGCATTTAGGATTGCGAACATTCCCTACTGACTATGAAAGTGAAAACAATGCCTGTACCAACTACGGTAGAGATTACCACGGGAGTGAGTGGGCCATTAATATG aacaGTTCAGCTTCTCGGACATCATTCACCAAGAACTGCAGTTTCATGACT GTCCACGATAATCTTACATCCAGTGCTGCGTACGCCGAAAGTATAGACTGTCGATTTTCACTCAATGTGGCATCGAATATGAGTTACTGCTTCAAACTGCGGGTCCTTGATGAGCgttgtaataaaaattctctgtgGAACATTCCCAGAAAATTCTACCCCTGCACGTGGATGCTAG AATGCGACAGGAATCCAAAGATTCGAGAAATTTCTGAACATCTGGGAGAAGTCGATGGTCCTAGAAGAATCATTGCTGAGAGTAGTCTCTTTCTTCCTGTAGGAATTGCATTAATTCTCATTGTATTCCTCATATCTGGCATTTTAATGGCCGTACACCGATGGAGATCAACCTCCCGGCAGGCTTATCTCAACGCGAATATGCGGGACTTACGAGTCGCGACTAACACAGAGGCTGATGTGGCTGATACTGATGATGAGCTGAGAAAATGTGAGAAAACTGAGGATACTGACGAAACAAAAGGAATAGTGGTACTCTACGCCAGGGGTTCTACTTCGTTCATGACTTTTATGACAGAATTCCGGGATATTCTTAAGCTTTATTGCAAATGTCAG GTTTTCGATTGGTATGCACCTTGCGAATGGAACGAGGTAGCCAAGGTTGGCGCTTGTGATTGGGCTACGAATCTATTTAAGAAACATCATCGCGCTGTGTGGATAGATACCCCTGGCTCCAGATCCCTGGCTTCTAATAGTTTTAGCGATGACAAGTGCGGCGCAGAAGCCATCAGCGATTTTCGAGATATGGGTTTTTTCGCTACTCTAGATTATGCCAAACGTAGTGTCCGAAACACGAAACTGCAGTATAGTAAACATTTCATTGTGAG ACTTGAAGGATTTGACACTGGAACCTCCACCGAAGACCCGTTCTCTGATCTCTCTCCTCATGCTCGTTATCTCATTCCCTATCACCTCAGTCAGCTCTGCTCCCACTT ATCATCGAGAAAATCCGACAGCAGTGGCCAGGCTCTGGTGGCTGAAGAGTCTCACATGAGAGAACGCTTGAAAGAATTAACAAAAGAATCGAATATGTGA
- the LOC135167580 gene encoding uncharacterized protein LOC135167580 isoform X2, translated as MCWKYVFIALMFICTVESGYDDDNCIYKYICDDEPTKYERDVQGKKLQCNIDNIPMNELILINQGNFSTLKTVLNVSNVECTYDVALVVNTTVKSQEECEHHKFNDDFSSYQEVYTDYRICVVDKQSSRESGSNELSTCKEDKIVLSHEHIFTGCYALRFSIDDGSRYLYQGRKYVVSNYELTKVQEPTHQCSYFNREDVNNSDGVMFSLDISLHSGSPILHLGLRTFPTDYESENNACTNYGRDYHGSEWAINMNSSASRTSFTKNCSFMTVHDNLTSSAAYAESIDCRFSLNVASNMSYCFKLRVLDERCNKNSLWNIPRKFYPCTWMLECDRNPKIREISEHLGEVDGPRRIIAESSLFLPVGIALILIVFLISGILMAVHRWRSTSRQAYLNANMRDLRVATNTEADVADTDDELRKCEKTEDTDETKGIVVLYARGSTSFMTFMTEFRDILKLYCKCQVFDWYAPCEWNEVAKVGACDWATNLFKKHHRAVWIDTPGSRSLASNSFSDDKCGAEAISDFRDMGFFATLDYAKRSVRNTKLQYSKHFIVRLEGFDTGTSTEDPFSDLSPHARYLIPYHLSQLCSHLSSRKSDSSGQALVAEESHMRERLKELTKESNM; from the exons ATGTGCTGGAAATATGTATTTATTGCACTAATGTTTATCTGCACAGTAGAATCTGgttatgatgatgataat TGTATTTACAAATATATTTGCGACGATGAACCAACCAAATATGAGAGGGATGTgcaggggaaaaaattgcaatgcAATATCGACAATATTCCGATGAATGAGTTGATTTTGATAAATCAAGGAAACTTCA gCACATTAAAGACAGTTCTAAACGTATCCAACGTTGAATGTACCTATGACGTTGCCTTAGTCGTTAATACTACAGTTAAGAGTCAAGAGGAGTGCGAACACCACAAGTTCAACGATGATTTCAGTTCTTATCAAGAAGTTTACACCGATTACCGGATTTGTGTGGTGGACAAGCAATCTTCAAGGGAGAGTGGAAGTAATGAACTGTCAACTTGCAAG GAAGACAAAATTGTTCTCAGTCATGAGCACATTTTCACTGGTTGTTACGCTCTTCGTTTTTCCATCGATGATGGGAGTCGATATCTCTATCAGGGGAGAAAATATGTTGTCTCGAATTATGAACTGACGAAAGTCCAAGAACCAACTCATCAATGCTCATATTTCAACAGAGAAGATGTCAACAATAG TGATGGAGTAATGTTCAGCCTGGATATTTCGTTACACTCTGGCTCTCCAATATTGCATTTAGGATTGCGAACATTCCCTACTGACTATGAAAGTGAAAACAATGCCTGTACCAACTACGGTAGAGATTACCACGGGAGTGAGTGGGCCATTAATATG aacaGTTCAGCTTCTCGGACATCATTCACCAAGAACTGCAGTTTCATGACT GTCCACGATAATCTTACATCCAGTGCTGCGTACGCCGAAAGTATAGACTGTCGATTTTCACTCAATGTGGCATCGAATATGAGTTACTGCTTCAAACTGCGGGTCCTTGATGAGCgttgtaataaaaattctctgtgGAACATTCCCAGAAAATTCTACCCCTGCACGTGGATGCTAG AATGCGACAGGAATCCAAAGATTCGAGAAATTTCTGAACATCTGGGAGAAGTCGATGGTCCTAGAAGAATCATTGCTGAGAGTAGTCTCTTTCTTCCTGTAGGAATTGCATTAATTCTCATTGTATTCCTCATATCTGGCATTTTAATGGCCGTACACCGATGGAGATCAACCTCCCGGCAGGCTTATCTCAACGCGAATATGCGGGACTTACGAGTCGCGACTAACACAGAGGCTGATGTGGCTGATACTGATGATGAGCTGAGAAAATGTGAGAAAACTGAGGATACTGACGAAACAAAAGGAATAGTGGTACTCTACGCCAGGGGTTCTACTTCGTTCATGACTTTTATGACAGAATTCCGGGATATTCTTAAGCTTTATTGCAAATGTCAG GTTTTCGATTGGTATGCACCTTGCGAATGGAACGAGGTAGCCAAGGTTGGCGCTTGTGATTGGGCTACGAATCTATTTAAGAAACATCATCGCGCTGTGTGGATAGATACCCCTGGCTCCAGATCCCTGGCTTCTAATAGTTTTAGCGATGACAAGTGCGGCGCAGAAGCCATCAGCGATTTTCGAGATATGGGTTTTTTCGCTACTCTAGATTATGCCAAACGTAGTGTCCGAAACACGAAACTGCAGTATAGTAAACATTTCATTGTGAG ACTTGAAGGATTTGACACTGGAACCTCCACCGAAGACCCGTTCTCTGATCTCTCTCCTCATGCTCGTTATCTCATTCCCTATCACCTCAGTCAGCTCTGCTCCCACTT ATCATCGAGAAAATCCGACAGCAGTGGCCAGGCTCTGGTGGCTGAAGAGTCTCACATGAGAGAACGCTTGAAAGAATTAACAAAAGAATCGAATATGTGA
- the LOC135167583 gene encoding dysbindin protein homolog has product MFGALKNKFQTVQDGISASLRGFSISESPKTKKSLRAGKVNYGAGADILHHFQLQWNELHELAEENATKAREVDILIGGIYERLDRQWSSINILNATLAAIPKINNDIQNLMDQIGSLEEAFEEVEAALYRLEDLNDTLELQNKQLDHRFQLALYKEKKLAELDSVRAELAREHKERVLQQELKQQKTLKERQETFDEVFRGELENYKVTGSVPKVASPHKGPTLEEIVLEDDSTDFDDFLES; this is encoded by the exons ATGTTTGgggcattaaaaaataaattccaaaccGTACAGGATGGCATATCTGCGAG ttTACGGGGATTCTCAATATCGGAAAGTccgaaaactaaaaaatctctGCGTGCTGGAAAAGTAAATTATGGAGCTGGAGCTGATATTCTGCATCACTTCCAGCTCCAGTGGAATGAATTGCATGAACTGGCAGAAGAGAATGCGACGAAGGCACGCGAAGTTGACATTTTAATCGGTGGCATTTATGAGAGACTCGACAGACAATGGAGTAGTATCAATATTTTGAATGCAACACTGGCAGCGAtaccaaaaattaataatgacaTTCAGAATTTGATGGATCAGATAG GATCGTTGGAGGAGGCGTTTGAGGAAGTTGAAGCTGCTCTGTACAGACTAGAGGACTTGAATGACACGTTGGAACTCCAGAATAAACAGCTGGACCACAGGTTTCAATTGGCTCTGTACAAGGAGAAGAAGTTGGCAGAATTGGATTCTGTCAGAG CTGAACTAGCTAGAGAGCATAAAGAGAGGGTCTTACAACAAGAACTGAAGCAGCAGAAGACCCTAAAGGAGAGACAAGAGACATTCGACGAGGTCTTCAGAGGAGAATTAGAGAATTATAAAGTTACTGGCTCCGTACCTA AAGTAGCATCACCTCATAAGGGTCCAACCCTCGAAGAGATCGTCCTGGAGGACGATTCAACtgatttcgatgattttttggaGAGCTAA